From one Culex quinquefasciatus strain JHB chromosome 3, VPISU_Cqui_1.0_pri_paternal, whole genome shotgun sequence genomic stretch:
- the LOC6050901 gene encoding uncharacterized protein LOC6050901 encodes MADTRKLEFLKTILPGRILAESKREDEELAQVELTTPEHLDGFMSTIHRLVMVTRNKSSGEEKTLNLMVKVMKGDELFRESCLSPVQFQNEIFIYTKVVPCFQQLLESSRCSVKGDKWCPRVVFGVAGKVPEYSDCSETILVMENIALEGFKAGPRNDLDEEHLVLMARNIAQFHACTYAMKITKDPRLEELVKGIIPFDFVSDGKVLNSYALFFKMGLDRLFEYLDKNPKLLDSERFKNDISTLRSRYGEAPIHLMQKLLHQDGFSVILHGDYNRNNVLFKYENDKPVDIRMFDFQENRYGTPAIDLIFFMCMSMPTGLRERFWYPLLEQYHDSLMSTLQDILKCDVNDPRLKPYSYDNFKKHLQRYGMYGGMIAVHFLPWMICPEEECAQLAFHFANDMYSPEMKHWLNIAGGDAVDIRLTEVFRHLSVQGYLDIVHED; translated from the exons ATGGCGGACACCAGGAAGCTGGAATTTCTCAAAACAATTCTACCCGGCAGAATACTGGCCGAATCGAAGCGGGAGGATGAAGAACTGGCGCAGGTAGAACTGACCACTCCGGAACATCTGGATGGATTCATGTCTACTATTCACCGGTTGGTGATGGTTACGCGGAATAAAAGTTCGGG agagGAGAAAACTTTAAATCTGATGGTGAAGGTCATGAAGGGAGACGAATTGTTCCGGGAGAGCTGTCTGAGCCCGGTGCAGTTCCAGAACGAGATTTTTATCTACACCAAAGTTGTACCATGCTTCCAGCAGTTACTGGAGTCTAGCAGATGTTCCGTGAAAGGCGACAAGTGGTGTCCGCGGGTAGTGTTTGGAGTGGCGGGAAAGGTTCCCGAGTACAGCGATTGCTCCGAGACCATTTTGGTGATGGAGAACATTGCCTTGGAGGGGTTCAAGGCTGGGCCAAGGAACGATTTGGACGAAGAGCACTTGGTGTTGATGGCAAGGAATATTGCCCAGTTCCATGCTTGTACGTATGcgatgaaaatcacaaaagatccGCGTTTGGAGGAACTAGTTAAGGGAATAATTCCATTCGATTTTGTCAGCGATGGAAAAGTTTTGAATAGCTACgcattgtttttcaaaatgggGTTGGATCGACTGTTCGAGTACCTTGATAAAAATCCAAAGCTGCTTGATAGTGAACGTTTCAAAAATGATATCAGTACACTCAGAAGCAGATATGGCGAAGCGCCAATTCATTTGATGCAAAAGTTGTTACATCAGGACGGGTTTTCTGTGATACTGCATGGCGACTACAATCGAAACAATGTTCTGTTCAAGTATGAAAACGACAAGCCGGTGGATATTCGAATGTTTGACTTCCAGGAAAATCGCTACGGAACTCCAGCAATCGACCTCATATTTTTCATGTGCATGAGCATGCCAACCGGTTTGAGGGAACGGTTCTGGTACCCACTGCTGGAACAATACCACGACAGTCTTATGTCAACCCTCCAAGACATTCTAAAGTGCGACGTCAATGACCCCAGACTGAAGCCGTACAGTTACGATAACTTCAAGAAGCATCTGCAGCGTTACGGGATGTACGGAGGTATGATTGCGGTTCACTTCCTGCCTTGGATGATCTGCCCGGAAGAGGAGTGTGCCCAGCTGGCGTTCCACTTCGCCAACGATATGTACTCGCCGGAGATGAAACACTGGCTTAACATAGCGGGAGGGGACGCGGTAGATATACGGCTGACGGAGGTGTTCAGACATCTGAGTGTACAGGGATATTTGGATATCGTTCATGAGGATTGA